Genomic DNA from Streptomyces sp. PCS3-D2:
AGGTGCCGGTGGCGACGCCTGTGGGGGCCTCGGCCGGCTGCGGCTCGCCGTACAGCACCTCGACCGGCGGGCTGGAGGCGTAGGAGACGACCAGGGGGCGGTCGCCCTTGGCCTTCTTACCGCCCGCGGATCCGGAGAAGCGCTCGTTGTAGGCCTGCTCCCAGCCGTCGACGACCTCGACGCCGTTGGCCTTCAGCTTGCTCCAGTAGTCCTGCCAGCCCTCCTCGCCGTACTTGCCGACGGAGGCGAGCATGAATCCGAGGCCGGGAGAGGACGTCGCGGCGTTTTCGACCACCAGCAGGTTCTTGTACTCGGGCTTGGTCAGGTCGTCGAGCGTCTGCGGCGGGGCGATCTTCTTGTCGGCGAAGTAGGCCTTGTCGTAGTTGACGCAGATGTCGCCGGTGTCGACCGGGGTGACCCGGTGCTCGCTGTCGAGCACGTACTCGGGCTTCACGTCGGCCAGGCCCTTGGCCTCGTACGGGGTGAAGATGCCGTTGTCGAGGGCACGCGAGAGCAGGGTGTTGTCGACGCCGAAGAAGACGTCGCCGCGGGGGGAGCCCTTGGTGAGGATCTCCTGGTTCAGGGCGGCGCCGGCGTCACCGGACTTCAGCACCTTGACGGTGTAACCGCTCTGCTGCTCGAACTCCTTGAGGACCGACTCGGTCACGTTGAAGGAGTCGTGGGAGACGAGCGTGACGGTCTTGGACTTCGGGGCGTCGCTGGTGCCCGCGACCTTGTCCTTGGCGTCGCCGCCGCCGCAGGCGCTGAGCGTGGTGACGCCCAGCGCGGCCGCGAGCGCAGCGCCCGCGATCTTCCTGGTGGTGCTCACTGGTGATTCCTCCTGGGATGACCAGGAGAAGACGCGGCCCTGCCCGGCGCTCTGTGGGAGCGGACGCCGGGCAGGGCGCAACAGCTTGAGTGGTGACCGAACTTCCTACCCCGAATGACCGGGGCGAGGTTCAGAGGGTCTGCGGATGACGGATACCGCACTCTCAGCGCTGTGGCGCTCCCCTGTCGGAATATGCAATTGGTTCGGCCACAGGGTACCCCGTGGCCGAATGGGACCGGTCAGAAGCGGACGTCAGCGCTCCGAAGCGGCCAGCTGGCCGCACGCGCCATCGATCTCCTGGCCCCGGGTGTCCCGTACGGTCACGGGCACGCCGTGGCGGGCGATGGCCTCCACGAAAGCCTTCTCGTCCTCGGGCCGCGAGGCGGTCCACTTGGATCCGGGGGTCGGGTTCAGCGGGATCAGGTTGACGTGCACGCGCTTGCCCTTGAGCAGCCGTCCCAGCAGGTCACCGCGCCAGGCCTGGTCGTTGATGTCGCGGATCAGGGCGTACTCGATCGAGATCCGGCGGCTGGACTTCTCGGCGTACTCCCAGGCCGCGTCGAGGACCTCGCGGACCTTCCAGCGGGTGTTCACCGGGACCAGGGTGTCGCGCAGCTCGTCGTCCGGCGCGTGCAGCGAGACCGCGAGGCGGCACTTGAAGCCCTCGTCGGCGAACCGCAGCATGGCCGGGACCAGGCCGACCGTGGAGACCGTGATGCCGCGCTGGGACAGACCGAGGCCGTCGGGCTCCGGGTCCGTGAGCCGGCGGATGGCGCCGACGACGCGGTTGTAGTTGGCCAGGGGCTCGCCCATGCCCATGAAGACGATGTTCGACAGCCGGGCGGGGCCGCCGGGCACCTCGCCGTCGCGCAGGGCGCGCATGCCGTCGACGATCTGGTGCACGATCTCGGCGGTGGAGAGGTTGCGGTCCAGACCAGCCTGGCCGGTGGCGCAGAACGGACAGTTCATGCCGCAGCCGGCCTGCGAGGAGATGCACA
This window encodes:
- a CDS encoding thiamine ABC transporter substrate binding subunit produces the protein MSTTRKIAGAALAAALGVTTLSACGGGDAKDKVAGTSDAPKSKTVTLVSHDSFNVTESVLKEFEQQSGYTVKVLKSGDAGAALNQEILTKGSPRGDVFFGVDNTLLSRALDNGIFTPYEAKGLADVKPEYVLDSEHRVTPVDTGDICVNYDKAYFADKKIAPPQTLDDLTKPEYKNLLVVENAATSSPGLGFMLASVGKYGEEGWQDYWSKLKANGVEVVDGWEQAYNERFSGSAGGKKAKGDRPLVVSYASSPPVEVLYGEPQPAEAPTGVATGTCFRQTEFAGLLKGAKNEEGGKALVDFLISKKFQEDMPLQMFVNPVTKDAALPELFTKHGVVVDKPENVAPETIAKNREQWVKAWTALVVK
- the rlmN gene encoding 23S rRNA (adenine(2503)-C(2))-methyltransferase RlmN translates to MAPRPAPGELTFVAPRGAKKPPRHLADMTPAERREAVAAIGEKPFRAKQLSQHYFARYAHDPAEWTDIPAGSRTKLQQELLPDLMSVIRHISCDDDTTRKTLWKLHDGTLVESVLMRYPDRVTMCISSQAGCGMNCPFCATGQAGLDRNLSTAEIVHQIVDGMRALRDGEVPGGPARLSNIVFMGMGEPLANYNRVVGAIRRLTDPEPDGLGLSQRGITVSTVGLVPAMLRFADEGFKCRLAVSLHAPDDELRDTLVPVNTRWKVREVLDAAWEYAEKSSRRISIEYALIRDINDQAWRGDLLGRLLKGKRVHVNLIPLNPTPGSKWTASRPEDEKAFVEAIARHGVPVTVRDTRGQEIDGACGQLAASER